From a single Candidatus Cloacimonadota bacterium genomic region:
- a CDS encoding tetratricopeptide repeat protein, with protein sequence MKKLIKLYLLLTLTMVPIALAHAQDAVVSPDVRSAIYADPKVIEAIDFLKDRLPQLVEENKSQAVEEYLQHYESLSKLDEADLLYLVGHFYSVVDDPTQAIPYFDVLINDPKLGDDARMMLNLLLYYRAVDYIQNQNIETAAPFLEDVMNRFSTGKYYPTYMFLWADLLAEDAEEARIQGYVDAYENNKDWIKNTFVNRRRSVIGRLDALDLDSFYADPDTSKANVLKEQVSSIQRDLQDLYNEFKSLPGLQFTEALNRIAEEEMRLLENFKAQIRPFESLPPIDLAQLASPDYTGPESAAFTRYREGAILLKQLKDTSVFYGRVLDVMDRFFERRYELFVNEDESVVGKGFSDMELKRLMDIERNINIYTDVVAGIDKIMAEPNYASLNLDLGPERQEYVEKIADLQNRKERYLAFRKHQDSVEEAIFTELLDEYYATYRDKRSLDELLPEVEDVMLTMIRENYPKDQQGVIEKQYAQTHKVGLKDFPINDTFIANLDFLGLMVDYRKIRYQEQQRLAKADSLGDEQQRAEYQKIVQDKAELLERYEAFVAANPYFQAMEQPSGGYLLNNAIIYYNMAELQYAVDLDNPEKALAHYKMALEIEPDFYLRDRALYNIGYLSSEAKKVAKNAQIEQFRAANPNQERPDRLKFAEADFREALDAYTELVDSGKYDDSPYYDEAVYRLGILHFLIGSDANEPVTHYAEANRRFDSLVNDPDSVYHHDALYQRAWVNLNQGDEQSLKSALADFVTLIGAADNKEITDAYLAQDYRDNSIDNIAYSLIALDGIDFNQESKGVGEIRRALAEYSDIKVKTLILDKAAGMKVDMEAPLQAIDFMELRLQTSPYELQNPAVVDSIIKLYYTPGLELRSGMDLTRIRDDKLDFIKATYGKDTPWYLENVKDADAAAPELRAQLEIIRDAYEQIRIRHYNNLIDSASKADQQLYEFHIEAYQQYTQLFPNTTVLQAFIDGNRLTEILLASLLAEKRNDIESYNFAATKLTDYNQDFQGNPDYFNNEGLIYKYNQRIYSLSKPAPEDDATYSQYRGSALRFYNVLKASQNPEARSGAPAILMDLAAVELHHGHPDQAKAHYNTILASGMEIDRATSRSIYLNLAKIEEDNGNFSEAEKMYIAAKGFSNNATDAGEIENLVRLQIQNNYEKAEQQGDQQTVATELIRLANKFNDEPSRSQGYLFMASEAYVKAGLYNEAIALKTDLAAVKTSMDEKYALYEQSWTIAQTQMKDSAKARDLKNDFIQQFPASNLAFLLRVDLIEAMRQDAAQRSNAAAAYIDLHNDVKADRIDSGDIKPEEIYLWAVEIYSSEDDQEKVVEALTYFTQTYPKHKETPGFLTILADSYLARQDQQRFEYYARELYLSDSSKSERYLTVANRKLGTLAQEFDTAYAARNWDLAFQKRDEFKRLEAEYRGEGLPVESTKAHEAFAFAESEYAILQARQAFLDGFDRQLNSIERGNFLTASANQLLPVGAGTTWQKHLFGGTPNLVPSFQTRSELEVAKIVKLLDQTEADNLDNERRLRALSLICQINDRAAQVVETQIDKYIQVSNELAPFRDRKRFSQQEFDNMVSTEIRPYSQPYIDVYYNNSNLIYQDIYNKYFTAGYFDQYTTKAEDKLIERNLLPEYTEVRHALDNAWNAWLAKPAGGSQKIDSTFGSLILDDGRMLSTYSVPSQHELILEREFEFEVVPRFAYVYLAYEQDPRIVVNGNDIDPVFIPVYKEDFGTVFAIRVDGEAWKSGVNSFRGVFPNAVISEEPIHFSTSFFFDAAEMSTTIPTEVITLVSNTDWTVIGTDPDTGEEIRSYASLAPNFELPMDRSTFLQNASAQPIWAYETQESQQTAVVFEKEFELSAGFVDGYLDFVAPDNARLFLNDQPLGPVYELNYDTEPFLVYPVRASLPAEHLKPGLNKLRIEVQNNSPNRGMIAELGFTVSAKE encoded by the coding sequence ATGAAAAAACTCATCAAACTATATCTGTTGCTAACGCTGACAATGGTTCCCATTGCGCTGGCGCATGCTCAAGATGCGGTGGTCAGTCCGGATGTCCGGAGCGCGATTTACGCGGATCCCAAAGTCATAGAGGCAATAGATTTCCTGAAAGACAGGCTTCCCCAACTGGTGGAGGAGAACAAGTCCCAGGCCGTTGAAGAATACTTGCAGCATTACGAAAGTTTGAGCAAGCTGGACGAGGCTGACCTTCTTTATCTGGTGGGGCATTTTTACTCTGTTGTGGACGACCCCACGCAGGCCATCCCATATTTCGACGTTTTGATCAACGACCCCAAGCTCGGTGACGACGCCAGGATGATGCTCAATCTGCTGCTGTATTACAGGGCTGTGGATTACATCCAGAATCAGAATATCGAGACCGCGGCTCCCTTCCTGGAAGACGTGATGAACCGTTTTTCCACCGGCAAATATTACCCCACCTACATGTTCCTGTGGGCGGACCTCCTGGCAGAGGATGCCGAAGAGGCCAGGATCCAGGGCTACGTTGACGCCTATGAAAACAACAAAGACTGGATCAAAAACACTTTCGTGAACCGCCGGCGGAGCGTGATCGGCCGCCTGGACGCTCTCGATCTGGATTCTTTTTATGCGGACCCAGACACCAGCAAGGCCAATGTCCTGAAAGAGCAGGTTTCCTCCATCCAGCGGGACCTGCAAGACCTTTACAACGAGTTTAAATCCCTGCCCGGCTTGCAGTTCACCGAAGCTCTGAACAGGATCGCGGAAGAAGAAATGCGGCTGCTGGAAAATTTCAAGGCCCAGATCAGGCCGTTCGAATCGCTGCCCCCGATCGATCTCGCCCAACTGGCCTCGCCCGATTACACCGGACCCGAATCAGCCGCCTTCACCCGTTACCGCGAGGGCGCTATTCTGCTGAAGCAGCTTAAAGACACCTCCGTGTTTTACGGCAGGGTGCTGGATGTGATGGACCGCTTTTTCGAGCGGCGCTATGAACTTTTTGTGAACGAAGACGAGTCGGTGGTGGGCAAAGGCTTCAGTGACATGGAGCTGAAACGCCTTATGGACATCGAACGCAACATCAATATCTACACCGATGTCGTGGCGGGGATCGACAAGATCATGGCCGAGCCGAACTATGCCAGCCTGAACCTCGATCTGGGTCCCGAGCGGCAGGAATATGTGGAAAAGATCGCCGACCTGCAAAACCGCAAGGAACGCTACCTAGCTTTCCGCAAGCATCAGGACAGCGTTGAGGAAGCGATCTTTACGGAACTTTTAGACGAATACTACGCCACTTACCGCGATAAACGCTCCCTGGACGAACTGCTGCCGGAAGTGGAAGACGTGATGCTCACCATGATCCGGGAAAATTATCCCAAAGACCAGCAGGGCGTGATCGAAAAGCAGTACGCGCAAACCCACAAGGTTGGCCTGAAAGATTTTCCCATTAACGACACCTTCATCGCCAACCTGGATTTCCTGGGACTGATGGTGGACTATCGCAAGATCCGCTATCAGGAGCAGCAGCGTCTGGCCAAGGCTGATTCGCTGGGCGACGAGCAGCAGCGGGCGGAATATCAGAAGATCGTGCAGGACAAGGCTGAGCTGTTGGAAAGATATGAGGCCTTTGTTGCCGCCAATCCATATTTTCAAGCCATGGAGCAGCCCAGCGGCGGATATTTGCTGAACAATGCCATCATCTATTACAACATGGCCGAACTGCAGTACGCGGTTGATCTGGACAATCCCGAGAAAGCCCTCGCCCATTATAAAATGGCCTTGGAGATCGAGCCGGATTTCTACCTGCGGGACCGCGCCCTATACAACATCGGCTACTTAAGCAGCGAGGCCAAAAAAGTTGCCAAAAACGCCCAGATAGAGCAGTTCCGTGCCGCCAACCCCAATCAGGAGAGACCGGACCGGCTCAAATTCGCTGAGGCTGATTTCCGCGAAGCCCTGGATGCCTACACAGAGCTGGTGGATTCAGGCAAGTACGACGACTCGCCCTATTACGACGAGGCCGTGTACAGGCTGGGCATCCTCCATTTCCTGATCGGCTCGGACGCGAATGAGCCCGTCACCCACTATGCCGAAGCCAACCGCCGTTTCGACTCGCTGGTGAACGATCCCGACAGCGTCTACCATCATGATGCCCTGTACCAGAGAGCTTGGGTGAACCTGAACCAAGGCGACGAACAATCCCTTAAATCGGCCCTGGCCGATTTTGTCACCCTCATCGGAGCGGCTGACAACAAAGAGATCACGGATGCCTATCTGGCTCAGGATTACCGGGATAACTCCATCGACAACATCGCCTATTCCCTCATCGCCCTCGACGGCATCGATTTCAACCAGGAATCCAAGGGCGTGGGAGAAATCCGCAGAGCCCTGGCTGAATATTCCGATATCAAGGTGAAAACCCTCATCCTGGACAAGGCCGCGGGCATGAAAGTGGATATGGAAGCTCCGCTGCAGGCCATAGATTTCATGGAACTCCGGCTTCAGACCTCTCCTTATGAATTGCAGAACCCGGCTGTGGTGGATTCGATCATCAAGCTCTATTATACCCCCGGCCTGGAACTCCGTTCCGGCATGGACCTTACCCGGATTCGCGACGACAAGCTCGACTTCATCAAAGCCACCTATGGCAAAGACACGCCGTGGTACCTGGAAAATGTTAAGGATGCGGACGCGGCAGCGCCGGAATTGAGGGCGCAACTGGAAATCATCCGCGATGCCTATGAACAGATCCGCATCCGCCATTACAACAACCTGATCGATTCTGCCTCCAAAGCTGACCAACAGCTTTACGAGTTTCACATCGAAGCATATCAGCAGTACACCCAGCTGTTCCCCAACACCACTGTCCTGCAAGCTTTCATAGACGGGAACAGGCTAACGGAAATTCTGTTGGCCAGCCTTTTGGCTGAAAAGCGCAACGATATCGAAAGCTATAACTTTGCGGCAACCAAGCTCACGGATTACAATCAGGATTTCCAGGGGAACCCAGATTACTTCAACAACGAAGGTCTCATCTACAAATACAACCAGCGGATCTACTCGCTGTCCAAACCCGCCCCGGAAGATGACGCGACCTACTCACAGTATCGTGGTTCCGCGCTTAGATTTTACAATGTGCTGAAGGCATCCCAAAACCCGGAAGCCAGAAGCGGCGCGCCGGCGATCCTGATGGACCTGGCCGCGGTTGAACTGCACCACGGCCATCCCGACCAGGCCAAAGCTCACTACAACACCATCCTGGCAAGCGGGATGGAGATCGACAGGGCCACCAGCCGCAGCATTTATCTGAACCTGGCCAAAATCGAGGAAGACAACGGCAACTTCAGCGAAGCTGAAAAAATGTACATCGCCGCCAAGGGCTTTTCCAACAACGCTACCGATGCCGGGGAGATCGAAAACCTGGTCCGGCTGCAGATCCAGAACAACTATGAAAAGGCGGAACAACAGGGTGACCAGCAGACCGTTGCCACAGAACTGATCCGTTTGGCGAATAAATTTAACGACGAACCTTCCCGCAGCCAGGGCTACCTGTTTATGGCCTCCGAGGCTTACGTCAAAGCCGGGCTGTACAATGAAGCCATCGCCCTGAAAACTGATCTGGCCGCGGTGAAGACCTCCATGGACGAGAAATACGCGCTCTACGAACAGAGCTGGACCATAGCCCAGACCCAGATGAAAGACTCCGCCAAGGCGCGAGACCTGAAAAACGATTTCATCCAGCAGTTTCCTGCCAGCAACCTGGCCTTTCTCCTCAGGGTGGACCTCATCGAGGCAATGCGTCAAGATGCCGCGCAGCGCAGCAACGCAGCAGCGGCTTACATCGACCTGCACAACGACGTGAAAGCAGATCGGATCGACAGCGGCGACATCAAGCCGGAAGAGATCTATCTTTGGGCTGTGGAGATCTACAGCAGCGAAGACGATCAGGAAAAAGTGGTCGAGGCCCTCACCTACTTCACCCAAACCTATCCCAAACACAAAGAAACGCCCGGTTTCCTCACCATCCTGGCTGATTCCTACCTTGCCCGCCAGGATCAGCAACGCTTTGAATACTACGCGCGGGAACTCTATCTGAGCGACAGCAGCAAATCTGAACGCTATCTCACAGTTGCCAACCGCAAGCTGGGAACCCTGGCCCAAGAGTTTGACACTGCCTACGCCGCCAGGAACTGGGACCTGGCTTTCCAGAAAAGGGACGAATTCAAGCGCCTGGAAGCCGAATACCGCGGCGAAGGTTTGCCCGTGGAAAGCACAAAAGCCCATGAGGCCTTTGCCTTCGCAGAATCCGAGTACGCCATCCTGCAAGCCCGCCAGGCTTTTCTGGACGGCTTCGACCGCCAGCTGAACAGCATCGAACGCGGCAATTTCCTCACCGCGTCTGCCAACCAGCTGTTGCCAGTGGGCGCCGGAACCACCTGGCAGAAACATCTCTTTGGCGGCACGCCCAACCTGGTGCCTTCTTTCCAAACCAGATCCGAGCTCGAGGTGGCCAAGATCGTCAAGCTGCTGGACCAGACAGAGGCCGATAACCTGGATAACGAACGCCGCCTCAGGGCGCTGAGTTTGATCTGCCAGATAAACGACCGCGCCGCCCAAGTGGTGGAAACCCAGATCGATAAATACATCCAGGTCTCCAATGAACTGGCCCCCTTCCGCGACCGCAAGAGGTTCAGCCAACAAGAATTTGACAATATGGTCAGCACCGAGATCAGGCCTTATTCCCAGCCCTATATTGACGTATATTACAACAATTCGAACCTGATCTACCAGGACATCTACAACAAATATTTCACGGCCGGCTACTTCGACCAGTACACCACCAAGGCTGAGGACAAGCTCATCGAACGCAACTTGCTGCCGGAATACACCGAGGTCCGCCATGCGCTGGATAACGCCTGGAACGCCTGGCTGGCCAAACCTGCAGGCGGGTCTCAGAAGATCGACTCCACTTTTGGTTCCCTGATCCTGGATGACGGAAGGATGCTCTCCACTTACAGCGTTCCCTCCCAGCACGAGCTGATTTTGGAACGCGAGTTCGAGTTTGAGGTCGTTCCCCGCTTTGCCTATGTCTATCTGGCTTACGAGCAGGATCCCCGGATCGTGGTAAACGGCAACGATATCGATCCTGTTTTCATCCCCGTTTACAAAGAGGATTTCGGCACCGTCTTCGCGATCCGCGTCGACGGAGAGGCTTGGAAAAGCGGAGTGAACAGCTTCCGCGGAGTTTTCCCCAACGCCGTGATCTCAGAAGAACCGATCCATTTCAGTACGAGTTTCTTCTTCGACGCAGCGGAAATGTCCACCACAATCCCCACCGAAGTTATCACCCTGGTGTCCAATACTGACTGGACTGTGATCGGAACTGATCCTGATACTGGAGAAGAGATCAGGTCCTACGCCAGTTTGGCCCCGAACTTCGAACTTCCCATGGACAGGTCCACCTTCCTGCAAAATGCCTCCGCGCAGCCCATCTGGGCATATGAGACGCAGGAAAGCCAGCAGACGGCGGTAGTATTTGAAAAGGAATTTGAGCTGTCCGCCGGTTTCGTGGATGGATATCTCGATTTTGTAGCCCCGGACAACGCCAGGCTGTTCCTTAACGACCAGCCCTTGGGCCCTGTTTACGAACTGAACTACGATACAGAGCCCTTCCTGGTGTATCCGGTGCGGGCCAGTTTGCCCGCTGAGCATCTGAAACCCGGCTTGAACAAGCTGCGCATCGAAGTTCAGAACAATTCGCCCAACCGCGGCATGATCGCCGAACTGGGCTTCACAGTATCCGCCAAGGAGTGA
- a CDS encoding MotA/TolQ/ExbB proton channel family protein, translated as MNAKHIVLVILTLVIGLGALAAQEAQAAEVKTDPVNLATIFRDSNQQGFFGYLILLVFIVGIVYAVIRYIQLFHKERINAQNLYKSLKGYIKNDQIEEAIKITEKMKGTTLGFIFFSGLSVYKDVRRTAAKEDMSAQVQNALDEAVLQKVYKIDAGLFWFDTLAQVCTYLGLLGTIWGLLAAFNALSRPDVLDSQKNIMLSAGIKTAIGTTALGLMAAIPLTLIKGWLIGKAQKLINEIDEYSVKLINHINISAKG; from the coding sequence ATGAATGCTAAGCACATCGTTCTCGTAATCCTAACCCTGGTGATCGGCCTTGGGGCCTTGGCGGCGCAGGAAGCGCAGGCAGCGGAAGTTAAAACAGACCCCGTGAACCTTGCCACCATTTTCAGGGATAGCAATCAGCAAGGTTTCTTCGGATATCTGATCCTGCTGGTTTTCATCGTCGGCATCGTTTACGCGGTCATCCGCTACATCCAGCTGTTCCACAAAGAACGGATCAACGCCCAAAATCTATACAAAAGCCTGAAAGGCTATATCAAGAACGACCAGATCGAAGAAGCCATCAAGATCACGGAAAAAATGAAGGGCACCACCCTCGGCTTCATCTTCTTCAGCGGCCTGTCCGTATATAAGGACGTGCGCAGAACCGCCGCCAAGGAAGACATGAGCGCCCAGGTGCAGAACGCCCTCGACGAAGCAGTGCTGCAGAAAGTTTACAAGATCGATGCCGGCCTCTTCTGGTTTGACACCCTGGCCCAGGTTTGCACCTACCTCGGTCTGCTGGGCACCATCTGGGGCCTGCTGGCCGCTTTCAACGCCCTCAGCCGTCCCGACGTGCTTGACAGCCAGAAAAACATCATGCTCTCAGCCGGCATCAAAACCGCCATCGGCACCACTGCCCTCGGTTTGATGGCCGCCATCCCGCTCACCCTGATCAAGGGCTGGCTGATAGGCAAAGCTCAGAAGCTTATCAACGAGATCGACGAATACAGCGTAAAACTCATCAATCACATCAATATTTCAGCTAAAGGATAA
- a CDS encoding biopolymer transporter ExbD produces the protein MSKNLNPQNLNRRVRRKFPDGTPLSIISLVDILTILLVFLLKNVSMEVQKQTMPNNMTFPVTMQKRDLLENKGTTVVQIYPDRILLGEQGIHFGSLEEFASDPDKRTEILSYLQSTATEIVKTSDASGNPTPTALLIQADKSIPCWYITEFVSLGTSSFYEYIYFATLLETDWLEKSKSNTSG, from the coding sequence ATGAGCAAAAACCTGAATCCCCAAAATCTCAACCGCAGGGTGCGCCGCAAGTTCCCGGATGGAACTCCGCTGTCCATCATTTCCCTGGTGGACATCCTCACCATTCTGCTGGTGTTTCTGCTCAAAAACGTTTCCATGGAAGTGCAAAAACAGACCATGCCAAACAACATGACCTTCCCGGTAACCATGCAGAAGCGCGATCTGCTAGAAAACAAAGGCACCACCGTGGTCCAGATCTACCCGGACCGGATCCTCCTGGGCGAACAGGGCATCCATTTCGGCAGTCTGGAAGAATTTGCCTCTGACCCTGACAAACGCACCGAGATCCTCTCGTATCTGCAAAGCACAGCCACGGAAATAGTTAAAACTTCGGACGCCAGCGGCAATCCCACCCCCACAGCCCTGCTCATCCAGGCGGATAAAAGCATCCCCTGCTGGTACATTACGGAGTTTGTGAGCCTGGGAACCAGTTCCTTCTATGAATACATCTATTTTGCCACCCTCCTGGAAACTGATTGGCTTGAAAAAAGTAAATCGAACACCAGTGGGTAA
- the priA gene encoding primosomal protein N' produces MYYYAVHLPLVLTREFHYSSKVEINTGARVLVSFNRKDMIGICGERMQGQLSDKIRYKPVLEVLDDVPVLGPRLLELARFMAGYYACSLGSACFAMLPAWLVPDIEAEVKWLAAEFPESFRVLEPALGGGEARKVSELRKLLKGAPVLHLIEQAADLGLLEVRRKLSSRDKPKTVNFVRLLDREPDLGQFPPKQKEALQLMLAIPKEEFPLSEISATVSYSVMHALQKKGLLSITPKQVEREFFSYESGAGPKAVTLNAEQQQAVREISRQADGFRVDLLYGITGSGKTEVYIPLIRACLQEGKGVIFLIPEIALTPQMVERFQGEFGSTLAISHSQLSDRQRLSQWHKIATGECRLVIGARSAVFAPMPRLGLIIVDEEHEQSYKQDNNPRYNGRDLAVVRARLEGAKIVLGSATPSLESWHNQEIGKYTLHTLSSRPLDIKLPEVRILSLQEDYQQQLLSDELIAAISARLEKKEQVILFQNRRGFSSYMQCLKCGELIKCSNCDISMYYHRDREEMHCHYCGNAYPSPRKCPHCGSYTFSYGSPGTQKVEQLLQILFPQARVLRLDSDSARKQDSYKTMYRRMKDRDVDILLGTQMISKGLDFPAVTLVGIISADISLNVPDFRSAERTFQLCTQVAGRSGRADKRGEVIVQTYNPTHYAIVHAGNQDYRAFAEEELEHRKRLNYPPFYRLARILFQCADGPLLEQEMALLQEKSLLVAATFGAADIFLLGPAPAPFAKMNNLHRWHLIIKARTPSILKQSLELISELYTPPGAIHFHPDVDPLSLM; encoded by the coding sequence ATGTATTACTACGCCGTGCACCTGCCCCTGGTCCTCACCCGGGAATTCCATTACAGCTCCAAAGTGGAGATAAACACCGGAGCGAGGGTCTTGGTGAGCTTCAACCGCAAGGACATGATCGGCATCTGCGGTGAGCGAATGCAGGGCCAGCTTTCCGACAAGATCCGCTACAAACCTGTGTTGGAAGTGTTGGACGACGTCCCGGTGCTGGGACCCCGGCTGCTGGAACTTGCCAGGTTCATGGCGGGATATTACGCCTGTTCGCTGGGCAGCGCCTGTTTCGCGATGCTGCCGGCCTGGCTGGTGCCGGACATCGAGGCCGAGGTGAAATGGCTGGCAGCGGAGTTTCCAGAATCATTCAGGGTTTTGGAACCCGCTTTGGGGGGAGGCGAGGCCAGAAAAGTATCCGAATTGCGCAAGCTGCTGAAAGGGGCACCGGTGCTGCATCTGATCGAACAGGCCGCGGACCTGGGCCTGCTGGAAGTAAGGCGCAAACTGAGTTCCCGCGACAAACCCAAAACGGTCAATTTTGTCCGCCTGCTGGACCGCGAGCCCGATCTGGGGCAGTTTCCGCCCAAGCAAAAAGAAGCGCTGCAACTGATGCTGGCCATCCCCAAGGAGGAGTTTCCCCTCTCCGAGATCAGCGCCACCGTATCCTATTCCGTGATGCACGCGCTGCAGAAGAAAGGCTTGCTCAGCATCACCCCGAAGCAGGTGGAGCGCGAGTTTTTCAGCTACGAAAGCGGCGCCGGCCCCAAGGCCGTCACCTTGAACGCAGAGCAGCAGCAGGCGGTGCGGGAGATCTCGCGGCAGGCGGATGGATTCAGGGTCGATCTGCTCTACGGCATCACCGGCAGCGGCAAGACCGAGGTCTATATTCCTCTGATCCGGGCCTGCCTGCAAGAGGGCAAAGGAGTGATCTTCCTGATCCCGGAGATCGCGCTCACACCTCAGATGGTGGAACGCTTCCAGGGCGAATTCGGTTCCACTCTGGCCATCTCCCACAGCCAGCTGAGCGACCGGCAGCGCCTCAGCCAGTGGCACAAGATCGCCACCGGAGAATGCCGGCTGGTGATCGGCGCCCGCAGCGCGGTCTTTGCCCCCATGCCGCGCCTGGGGCTGATCATCGTGGATGAAGAGCACGAGCAATCTTACAAACAAGACAACAATCCCCGCTACAACGGACGCGACCTCGCTGTGGTGAGGGCCAGGCTCGAAGGCGCAAAGATCGTGCTGGGCAGCGCCACTCCCTCGCTGGAATCCTGGCACAATCAAGAGATAGGCAAATACACTCTGCACACCCTGAGCAGCCGGCCGCTGGACATCAAACTGCCCGAAGTGCGCATCCTCTCGCTGCAGGAGGATTACCAGCAGCAATTGCTTTCCGACGAACTCATCGCCGCCATCAGCGCCCGCCTCGAGAAAAAGGAACAGGTGATCCTGTTTCAGAACCGGCGCGGCTTTTCCTCTTACATGCAGTGCCTGAAATGCGGCGAACTGATCAAATGCTCCAACTGCGACATCAGCATGTATTACCACCGCGACCGCGAGGAAATGCACTGCCACTACTGCGGCAATGCCTATCCCAGTCCCCGCAAGTGCCCCCACTGCGGCAGCTACACTTTTTCCTACGGCTCACCCGGCACCCAAAAAGTGGAGCAGCTGCTCCAGATCCTATTTCCCCAAGCCCGGGTGCTGCGTCTCGATTCCGATTCCGCGCGGAAGCAGGACAGCTACAAAACCATGTACCGCCGCATGAAAGACCGCGATGTGGACATCCTTTTGGGCACCCAGATGATCTCCAAAGGGCTGGATTTCCCCGCTGTGACCCTGGTGGGCATCATCAGCGCGGACATCAGCCTCAACGTGCCGGATTTCCGCTCTGCCGAACGCACTTTCCAACTCTGCACCCAGGTGGCAGGTCGCTCCGGCCGGGCGGACAAACGCGGCGAAGTGATCGTCCAGACCTACAATCCCACCCATTACGCCATCGTGCACGCCGGAAACCAGGATTACCGCGCTTTCGCGGAGGAAGAGCTGGAGCACCGCAAGCGCCTCAATTACCCTCCCTTCTACAGGCTGGCCCGGATCCTCTTCCAATGCGCGGACGGACCCCTGCTGGAACAGGAAATGGCCCTGCTGCAGGAAAAATCCCTGCTGGTGGCAGCCACATTTGGGGCAGCCGACATCTTTCTGCTGGGACCGGCACCGGCGCCTTTTGCCAAAATGAACAACCTCCACCGTTGGCATTTGATCATCAAAGCCCGCACACCTTCCATCCTGAAGCAGTCTTTGGAGCTGATATCTGAGCTTTACACACCGCCCGGCGCCATCCACTTCCATCCGGATGTGGACCCGCTCAGCCTGATGTGA
- a CDS encoding DUF1292 domain-containing protein: MTDKEKNGCKCGEECHDHDEPCDCEGEECESNTITIELEDGSSKDFIVLDVITHEGKQYMALAEVDSMEYDIMSWEVDGENVELSVIEDDAEFNAVAAKFEELFQNYEEEPED, translated from the coding sequence ATGACCGATAAAGAAAAGAACGGCTGCAAATGCGGCGAAGAATGCCACGACCACGACGAGCCCTGCGATTGCGAAGGCGAAGAGTGCGAAAGCAACACCATCACCATTGAGCTGGAAGACGGCAGCAGCAAGGACTTCATCGTTCTGGACGTGATCACCCACGAAGGCAAGCAGTACATGGCCCTGGCCGAAGTGGATTCCATGGAATACGACATCATGAGCTGGGAAGTGGACGGCGAAAACGTGGAACTGAGCGTGATCGAGGATGACGCTGAGTTCAACGCCGTGGCTGCCAAATTCGAAGAGCTGTTCCAAAACTACGAAGAGGAGCCCGAAGACTGA